Proteins co-encoded in one Arachis hypogaea cultivar Tifrunner chromosome 11, arahy.Tifrunner.gnm2.J5K5, whole genome shotgun sequence genomic window:
- the LOC140176370 gene encoding phosphoglucomutase, chloroplastic-like, with the protein MDAGKLSVCGEESFGTGSDHIREKDGIWAVLAWLSIIAHCNKDKKAGEKLISVADVVKEHWATYGQISFLDMTEECKSEGANKMVAYLRETASKSKTGDKF; encoded by the exons ATGGATGCTGGGAAGTTATCAGTTTGTGGGGAAGAAAGTTTTGGAACAGGCTCTGACCACATTCGTGAGAAGGATGGCATCTG GGCTGTTTTAGCTTGGCTTTCTATTATTGCACACTGCAACAAAGACAAGAAGGCAGGGGAGAAACTGATCTCTGTGGCTGATGTTGTGAAGGAACACTGGGCAACTTATGGACAAATTTCTTTTCTAGATATGACTGAG GAATGTAAATCTGAAGGTGCCAATAAAATGGTAGCATACCTACGAGAGACTGCATCAAAGAGCAAGACTGGTGATAAGTTCTAA